The Nitrospirales bacterium genome includes a window with the following:
- a CDS encoding HDOD domain-containing protein: MDRTLPSIPVELQARLRQCQTLPSPPKLALQIIALIQDPDITIEKVVEALSKDPALVVKILRLANSAYYAHQRKVSTIEKAIMIVGLNGILSFSLSFSLVQSFRTNQLQGLNFQWYWLRALIAGSACRSLAEICHRHDTAELFTAGLIQDTGMMAIDQIEPEFYASHDVTRTPHQQIMVWETEQFGVSHAVIGSWLFSQWNFPTTLALAPLYSDESHPRSSVPDQELFFKFVALACSLADIFLLQSGDDVILSVADRLESELGHGALALPTILKSIGNLAQEHASIYDIECGDEVSAELIYEKARDLLVARAMQSPQPLDVLLSEMISHPLASEDSPPGSLRSQSH, from the coding sequence ATGGATCGTACTCTTCCGTCAATCCCCGTAGAACTTCAGGCACGACTTCGACAATGCCAAACCTTACCAAGTCCCCCGAAGTTAGCTCTGCAAATCATTGCGTTGATCCAGGATCCTGATATCACGATCGAAAAAGTCGTTGAGGCCTTGTCGAAAGACCCGGCGCTTGTGGTCAAAATCTTACGCCTGGCTAATTCTGCATATTATGCTCATCAACGCAAAGTCAGCACTATTGAAAAGGCCATCATGATCGTCGGATTGAACGGCATTCTTTCTTTCTCACTTTCCTTTTCATTGGTGCAATCCTTCCGAACGAACCAGCTCCAGGGACTAAATTTCCAATGGTACTGGCTACGAGCCTTGATCGCCGGTTCAGCTTGCCGCAGCCTCGCGGAGATATGCCATCGACACGATACAGCAGAATTGTTCACAGCCGGCCTCATTCAAGACACCGGTATGATGGCGATCGATCAGATCGAACCCGAATTTTATGCTTCACATGACGTGACACGCACACCGCACCAACAGATTATGGTCTGGGAGACTGAACAATTCGGTGTCAGTCACGCCGTGATCGGTAGTTGGCTCTTTTCCCAGTGGAATTTCCCTACAACACTCGCGCTGGCCCCCTTGTATAGCGACGAATCACATCCCAGATCATCCGTACCGGATCAAGAACTGTTTTTTAAATTCGTGGCGCTGGCGTGTTCGCTCGCGGATATTTTTCTGTTGCAGTCCGGGGATGATGTCATTTTATCCGTCGCTGATCGACTGGAAAGCGAGTTGGGTCACGGAGCGCTGGCCTTACCAACGATATTAAAATCGATCGGAAATCTGGCCCAAGAACATGCGTCCATCTATGACATAGAATGTGGAGACGAGGTATCAGCCGAGCTCATCTACGAGAAAGCTCGTGACTTGCTCGTGGCCAGAGCTATGCAATCTCCCCAACCCCTCGATGTGCTCTTATCTGAAATGATCTCTCATCCGTTAGCTTCTGAGGATTCCCCGCCTGGAAGTCTTCGGTCCCAGTCACACTGA
- a CDS encoding DUF1015 family protein, giving the protein MATITPFRSVRPQSKFAAQVSAPPYDVVSLKEARAIAEGNPHSFFRVSRAEIELPDETDPYSPVVYERGAENFRRLVESDILFQEPHPLFGVYRQKWGAHEQTGLVALASVDEYNRGLIKKHEYTRPVKENDRVQLIMTHESQSGPVLLFFQNTETVAHWFTEATSAAPDFHFVADDNVEHTVWSVRDESFMNRIIEAFQNIDALYIADGHHRSAAASRVQAARCKSNNPPSNAHEDGFLSVIFPHDQLQILPYNRVVQDLHGLTPARFLEAIAQHFVVEPILEPGDPPPAGFDMYLDKQWYRAKPKLDPTGPDQSDPVRALAVSELTERVLDPVLGIKDQRSDPRIDFVGGVRGHQELAARVDSGQWAVAFWLYPTTVDELMAVADADRVMPPKSTWFEPKLRDGLFIHMLRDG; this is encoded by the coding sequence ATGGCGACTATTACGCCCTTTCGTTCTGTGAGGCCACAGTCCAAATTTGCGGCACAAGTTTCGGCGCCACCCTATGATGTCGTCTCATTGAAAGAGGCCCGGGCGATAGCTGAAGGCAATCCTCATAGTTTTTTCCGTGTAAGCCGGGCAGAGATCGAATTACCAGATGAGACCGATCCTTATTCACCCGTCGTCTATGAACGGGGAGCCGAAAACTTCCGTCGGCTCGTGGAATCGGACATCCTGTTCCAAGAACCACATCCGCTATTTGGTGTCTACCGGCAAAAGTGGGGGGCTCATGAACAAACAGGGCTCGTGGCCCTGGCATCCGTGGACGAATACAACCGAGGATTGATCAAAAAACATGAATACACCCGCCCCGTGAAAGAAAATGATCGCGTTCAACTCATCATGACTCACGAGTCACAATCCGGCCCCGTCTTACTGTTTTTCCAAAATACCGAAACCGTCGCGCACTGGTTCACGGAAGCGACGAGCGCAGCGCCAGATTTTCATTTTGTCGCAGACGACAACGTCGAACACACCGTGTGGAGCGTACGTGATGAATCATTCATGAACCGGATCATCGAAGCCTTTCAGAATATCGATGCGCTGTACATCGCGGACGGCCATCATCGGTCTGCCGCCGCCAGCCGCGTCCAGGCAGCCCGTTGCAAGAGCAACAACCCACCATCCAATGCCCATGAGGACGGGTTCTTATCCGTCATCTTTCCACACGATCAGCTCCAGATTCTTCCGTACAATCGCGTCGTCCAGGATTTACACGGCCTCACGCCCGCTCGATTTCTTGAAGCGATCGCACAACACTTTGTCGTAGAACCTATACTCGAACCCGGGGACCCACCACCAGCCGGGTTTGACATGTACCTCGATAAACAATGGTACCGAGCAAAACCAAAACTTGACCCAACCGGTCCCGATCAATCAGATCCCGTTCGGGCTCTGGCGGTCTCTGAATTGACCGAGCGGGTACTCGACCCTGTGCTCGGGATTAAAGATCAACGGTCTGACCCGCGGATCGATTTTGTCGGAGGGGTTCGCGGCCATCAAGAGCTTGCAGCCAGAGTCGATAGCGGCCAATGGGCTGTGGCATTCTGGTTGTACCCCACCACCGTGGATGAGCTTATGGCGGTAGCCGATGCCGATCGGGTCATGCCCCCCAAGAGTACATGGTTTGAGCCTAAGCTTCGAGACGGCTTGTTTATTCACATGTTACGGGACGGCTAG
- a CDS encoding DUF3391 domain-containing protein has protein sequence MAFIEVHNSEDLRLGLFVKIEGSWFSHPFRTNTFKIKSPADLETIKNLKKVTILYDPDRSESEDTSEPSNDETQSSVETVECDAHDNGTAGSHVRDYDSSERTREFSGENKPGEELDPELVLERRHNYQDFREHIRKVESSYQKVLGKNEEFFHQVNKGKAKGLKVAEDIVAGIQQTLENPQAAMSLIDVMGSNGVMWGLSEHALNVCMLSLLIGKQMSLSSEEMLRLGMGGLLHDVGYRLLPMKVKFLTGGMKIQADPNMLKDHPASSCQLLANLPGAEPLLLNVILQHHERLDGSGYPNHLRNEEISNLAKIVMVADRYDELCNAPDPESSLIPHEALSRLFRHVVHKGKDAQFCEYVVQALVQAVGVYPPGSLVELTDGLLGVVTAINIQSPTKPIVLLHAPWLCRNDGLVVNLAHDASVDIQKAIHPKDLQPSVLAYLSPRRMAMFVHATDENSSFSKRKKTPGKNSAQGKMCIGMT, from the coding sequence ATGGCATTTATAGAAGTGCATAATTCCGAAGATCTCCGACTCGGACTATTTGTCAAGATAGAAGGGTCGTGGTTTAGCCATCCTTTTCGAACGAATACGTTTAAAATTAAATCGCCGGCTGATCTTGAGACCATCAAAAATTTAAAAAAGGTCACAATTTTGTATGACCCGGATCGTTCCGAGTCTGAGGACACCTCTGAACCGTCGAATGATGAGACTCAATCGTCAGTCGAGACAGTTGAATGCGACGCACATGATAACGGAACGGCTGGCTCCCATGTACGGGACTACGATAGTTCAGAAAGAACGCGAGAATTTTCTGGGGAAAACAAACCGGGAGAGGAACTCGATCCTGAACTCGTGCTTGAGCGTCGCCATAATTATCAAGACTTTCGTGAGCATATTCGCAAAGTCGAGAGTTCGTATCAAAAGGTGCTCGGAAAAAATGAAGAATTCTTTCATCAAGTCAATAAGGGGAAAGCCAAGGGCCTGAAAGTTGCCGAAGATATCGTAGCAGGAATACAGCAAACGCTCGAGAACCCGCAGGCGGCGATGTCGTTGATTGACGTGATGGGCAGTAATGGTGTGATGTGGGGACTTTCAGAGCATGCGCTGAACGTGTGCATGCTTTCGTTATTGATCGGAAAACAGATGAGCCTTTCGTCAGAGGAAATGCTCCGCCTAGGTATGGGGGGGTTGTTGCACGATGTCGGCTACCGGTTGTTGCCGATGAAAGTCAAATTTTTAACCGGAGGCATGAAGATTCAAGCCGATCCGAACATGTTAAAAGATCATCCAGCATCGAGCTGCCAACTCTTGGCCAACTTGCCCGGGGCGGAACCCCTGCTGTTGAACGTGATTCTTCAACATCACGAGCGGCTCGATGGTTCCGGATATCCCAACCATTTACGGAATGAAGAGATTTCGAATCTGGCCAAGATTGTCATGGTTGCCGACCGGTATGATGAACTCTGTAATGCGCCAGATCCTGAATCCAGTTTAATTCCACATGAGGCGCTCTCACGCTTGTTTCGACATGTGGTCCACAAAGGGAAGGATGCGCAGTTTTGTGAATATGTGGTGCAAGCGCTCGTTCAAGCCGTGGGAGTCTACCCTCCGGGCAGTCTGGTCGAACTTACCGATGGTCTCTTGGGGGTCGTGACAGCTATCAACATCCAAAGTCCGACCAAACCCATCGTTCTTTTGCATGCGCCGTGGTTGTGCCGGAATGATGGACTCGTCGTGAACTTAGCCCACGATGCTTCCGTAGACATTCAGAAAGCGATTCATCCCAAGGACCTTCAGCCAAGCGTGTTAGCCTATTTAAGCCCACGCCGCATGGCCATGTTCGTGCATGCCACAGATGAGAATTCTTCCTTTAGCAAGAGAAAGAAGACCCCAGGAAAGAACTCAGCACAAGGTAAGATGTGCATCGGGATGACGTGA
- a CDS encoding mechanosensitive ion channel family protein, producing MSTSAYSDLVFSALETFLAKGMTTILIVIVILVALYLLRRGQTKFRRYLEGRLLSSEQAQRAQTITQVVGDAVRVLLIGIGTLSVLGEMGIDLKPVLFAAGIGGLAIGFGAQSLIKDVITGFFILFEDQLQIGDVVTIAGQTGQVEEVRLRTTRLRELSGNVHIIPNGLIDRVTNWSMDFSYRVFDLGVAYREDVDRVMDVLKEIGTELAADPNFSQDILAPLEVLGVEAFQDSAVIIKFRIKTKPLQQWRIGREMNRRIKKVFDAREIEIPFPHRTLYWGANQHPTRSSDQTLEPSLS from the coding sequence ATGTCCACATCAGCGTATTCAGACCTTGTTTTCTCTGCTCTGGAGACATTCCTGGCCAAGGGAATGACCACCATCTTGATCGTGATCGTCATACTTGTCGCTTTGTACCTCCTAAGGCGGGGACAGACAAAATTTCGTCGCTATTTAGAAGGACGATTGCTTTCATCCGAACAAGCCCAACGGGCTCAGACCATCACGCAAGTAGTCGGAGATGCCGTACGCGTATTGCTCATCGGGATCGGAACATTGTCCGTTCTGGGCGAAATGGGCATCGACCTGAAACCGGTGTTATTTGCGGCAGGAATCGGAGGGCTGGCGATAGGCTTTGGAGCCCAAAGCCTCATTAAGGATGTGATCACCGGATTTTTTATCCTGTTTGAAGATCAACTGCAAATCGGTGATGTGGTGACCATTGCGGGGCAAACTGGGCAAGTTGAAGAAGTCCGGCTCCGGACCACTCGCCTTCGGGAATTATCCGGCAATGTGCATATCATTCCCAATGGACTCATTGACCGCGTGACCAACTGGAGCATGGACTTCTCGTATCGCGTGTTCGACCTCGGGGTCGCGTACCGGGAAGATGTGGACCGGGTCATGGATGTACTCAAGGAAATTGGAACGGAATTGGCCGCAGACCCGAATTTCAGTCAAGACATTCTCGCTCCTCTTGAAGTCCTCGGGGTCGAGGCCTTTCAGGACTCTGCGGTGATAATTAAATTTCGGATCAAGACGAAGCCGTTGCAACAATGGCGAATTGGACGTGAAATGAATCGCCGCATCAAAAAGGTCTTTGATGCCAGGGAAATAGAGATCCCGTTTCCCCATCGGACGCTGTATTGGGGCGCCAATCAACACCCCACTCGTTCATCCGATCAGACGCTCGAGCCTTCCTTATCATAA
- a CDS encoding VPLPA-CTERM sorting domain-containing protein, with product MKIVILSLALALLVLVPVTGQAATVDVGFDPTMTMVNGLNQTFTVDIVGNYNADAAESLVGGALSLSFDQSIVNVNSVTLGVPTDIGSSTGTIDNGAGTVDTMGFGTFAGVPSGPFTFATIEFESVGFGTSPLGLTDPFDLIFAWANENFEAVPVNATAGSITVKDTAPVPLPAAGWLFLSGLGGLAALRRREVN from the coding sequence ATGAAAATCGTAATACTCAGTTTAGCTCTTGCGTTACTCGTGCTTGTGCCAGTGACGGGTCAGGCCGCCACGGTTGATGTCGGCTTTGATCCAACCATGACGATGGTGAATGGACTGAATCAAACGTTCACCGTGGATATCGTGGGTAATTACAATGCGGATGCGGCCGAAAGTCTCGTAGGAGGAGCCCTGTCACTCAGCTTTGATCAATCAATTGTGAACGTGAACTCGGTCACGCTTGGGGTACCAACGGATATAGGGAGCAGCACTGGAACGATCGATAATGGTGCTGGGACCGTCGACACCATGGGTTTCGGGACGTTCGCAGGGGTACCGAGTGGGCCCTTTACGTTTGCGACGATTGAGTTTGAGTCCGTCGGCTTCGGGACGAGCCCCTTAGGGCTGACCGACCCGTTTGATCTCATCTTTGCCTGGGCGAATGAGAACTTTGAGGCTGTGCCAGTCAACGCGACGGCGGGAAGTATTACCGTCAAAGATACCGCGCCAGTGCCATTACCGGCGGCTGGGTGGTTGTTTCTCTCAGGCCTCGGCGGCCTCGCCGCTCTCCGACGGCGGGAAGTTAATTAA
- a CDS encoding GDSL-type esterase/lipase family protein, whose translation MFSSNSKSSQNASGLKHSRQYLWCTVAIGLFITFGQLHTVDAASLVNGGVISDSISAPGEQDIHTFTATAGESVQLRAAHTGGTVALSPRLTLLAPNGAQIISTSGPQSRDVAAISCFTSSLFCELTQTGTYTVVVSDGTSGGNQTGPYNLHFVRAPGANEGGALPNGGSVSDTIDLGDLDSYTFTANAGEAVQIRMAHTGGTVALIPQINLYAPDGTLIISTSSPQSRDVAAISCFTSSLFCELTQTGTYTVVVTDSNGGQIGPYTLHYARAPGANEGGALPNGGSVSDTIDLGDLDSYTFTANAGEAVQIQVTDLSGGPLSLRVDLYSPSGLLISSTSGDTATINCSDTATFCELTENGTYTVMISDGNSSGAQIGDYSIEFDLILDLLSYAALGDSYSSGEGLPPYFNTTDGFLTGCHRSTRAYSTHIRTPDNTEPIADRADAQFDFLACTGSDTSNITAFGNQQRGDEPPQMAPENGINASRDLLTITIGGNDAFFIRIVIFCFAHDACNEIKPFAPHSNFEIGDLFPLWMAVVKSRLQNLFGEIRTATPNAATLVLDYPLVVSGNECPAVQVPFFPDVKLSASEQAWMRGANQQLNTAVAEAAAQVGLHYVPVANHFQGHEACGDLDDWVNGFVLINPESSFHPTSRGQLEYANVANAYLDSLQTGWPAGYLPNGLPRNPDPVANLQSPATAEVTGPLPAFGDLEVRLASAPAGCTEAVGLVVPGEMARVLGSGFAPSESVTLSLVVANERLPLSTVNADANGNLDATVLIPATLPVGNVGTLEALAAGPDGVGLLLFDLVRIADSITVDSDADGIPDGCDNCPATANTDQADQDLDGRGDICDTCPQDVAGDEDGDSICAESDNCTIIANPDQRDTNNDGYGNVCDADLDNNGIVNTFDLARFKAAFGTSDADADFDGNGVVNTFDLARFKSMFGQPPGPSAADAQ comes from the coding sequence ATGTTTAGTTCTAATTCAAAGTCGTCCCAGAATGCTTCCGGGTTAAAACATTCTCGACAATATCTCTGGTGTACAGTAGCTATTGGGCTATTCATCACTTTTGGTCAGCTACACACTGTCGATGCGGCTTCATTGGTAAACGGAGGCGTAATTTCAGACTCGATATCAGCTCCTGGCGAACAAGATATTCATACCTTCACCGCCACCGCTGGCGAATCGGTTCAACTTCGAGCAGCCCATACTGGTGGCACAGTTGCGCTCTCTCCCCGCCTCACACTTCTCGCTCCGAACGGGGCGCAGATTATCTCAACGTCTGGCCCACAATCTCGCGATGTGGCGGCGATTTCGTGTTTCACCTCGTCTCTCTTTTGTGAGCTCACCCAGACTGGTACATATACTGTGGTAGTATCAGATGGAACATCTGGAGGCAATCAGACAGGCCCGTATAATCTTCATTTTGTGCGAGCGCCCGGCGCAAATGAAGGCGGGGCATTGCCCAATGGAGGGAGCGTTTCAGACACCATTGATCTCGGAGATCTAGATTCCTACACATTTACGGCGAATGCTGGCGAGGCGGTGCAAATTCGTATGGCGCATACCGGCGGCACGGTGGCGCTGATTCCTCAGATTAATCTTTACGCTCCTGATGGGACACTGATTATCTCGACCTCTAGCCCACAATCCCGCGATGTGGCGGCAATTTCGTGTTTCACCTCGTCTCTCTTTTGCGAGCTCACTCAAACCGGCACGTATACCGTAGTTGTAACAGACAGTAACGGTGGCCAAATAGGGCCCTATACCCTGCACTACGCGCGAGCGCCCGGCGCAAATGAAGGCGGGGCATTGCCCAATGGAGGGAGCGTTTCAGACACCATTGATCTCGGAGATCTAGATTCCTACACATTTACGGCGAATGCTGGCGAGGCGGTGCAAATTCAGGTGACAGACTTGAGCGGCGGCCCACTTTCTCTCCGAGTCGATCTTTATAGTCCGAGTGGATTGCTGATTTCCAGTACTTCTGGTGACACCGCTACTATAAATTGCTCAGACACTGCCACATTTTGCGAGCTTACAGAAAACGGTACCTATACAGTTATGATTTCAGATGGGAATTCTAGCGGTGCTCAAATTGGAGACTATTCGATTGAATTCGACTTGATTCTTGACCTGTTATCTTACGCCGCTTTAGGGGATTCCTATTCGTCGGGCGAAGGCTTACCTCCATACTTTAATACAACCGATGGGTTTTTGACTGGCTGTCACCGTTCAACTCGCGCCTATTCGACACATATCCGCACTCCAGACAATACTGAACCGATTGCTGACCGCGCTGATGCGCAATTTGATTTTTTGGCATGTACGGGATCAGATACGAGTAATATTACGGCATTTGGGAATCAACAGCGTGGTGATGAACCACCTCAAATGGCTCCTGAGAATGGCATTAATGCGAGTCGCGATCTGCTGACAATTACGATTGGGGGCAATGATGCTTTCTTTATTAGAATTGTGATTTTTTGTTTTGCCCATGATGCGTGCAACGAAATTAAACCGTTTGCACCGCATTCCAATTTCGAAATTGGAGACTTGTTTCCATTATGGATGGCTGTTGTCAAATCTCGACTCCAGAATCTCTTTGGTGAAATCCGCACAGCCACACCCAATGCAGCTACGCTGGTACTCGATTACCCACTCGTGGTGAGTGGCAATGAATGTCCGGCAGTCCAAGTCCCGTTCTTTCCCGATGTGAAGCTTTCGGCCTCTGAGCAGGCGTGGATGCGTGGCGCAAATCAACAACTTAATACGGCCGTGGCTGAGGCGGCAGCACAGGTGGGTCTGCATTATGTTCCCGTGGCCAATCATTTCCAAGGGCATGAAGCGTGTGGCGACTTGGACGATTGGGTCAATGGATTCGTTCTTATTAATCCAGAATCGAGTTTTCATCCGACAAGCCGCGGGCAGTTAGAGTATGCAAACGTGGCCAATGCCTATCTGGATTCCCTGCAAACGGGGTGGCCCGCAGGCTATTTACCCAATGGGTTGCCACGCAACCCTGATCCCGTCGCCAATCTGCAGAGTCCGGCAACCGCGGAAGTGACAGGTCCCTTACCAGCCTTTGGTGATCTTGAAGTGCGTCTGGCGTCAGCCCCTGCTGGGTGCACCGAGGCAGTGGGCCTGGTAGTCCCGGGAGAAATGGCCAGAGTGCTCGGATCGGGCTTCGCCCCATCTGAGTCCGTCACATTGTCCTTGGTGGTCGCCAACGAACGATTGCCTCTGAGTACAGTCAATGCTGATGCGAATGGGAATCTGGATGCGACGGTATTGATCCCCGCCACGCTTCCAGTGGGGAACGTTGGGACCCTCGAAGCCCTGGCGGCAGGGCCGGATGGGGTTGGCCTGCTGCTGTTTGATCTTGTCCGCATTGCGGACTCGATCACCGTGGATAGTGATGCGGATGGTATACCCGATGGCTGTGACAACTGTCCGGCCACGGCCAACACGGATCAGGCGGATCAAGACTTGGATGGACGCGGGGATATCTGTGATACGTGTCCACAAGATGTGGCTGGTGATGAAGACGGCGATAGTATCTGTGCCGAGAGTGACAACTGCACAATCATTGCGAATCCGGATCAACGCGATACGAATAATGATGGCTACGGCAATGTCTGCGATGCGGATCTGGACAATAATGGCATCGTGAATACGTTTGACCTCGCGCGGTTCAAGGCGGCATTTGGGACGAGTGATGCGGATGCTGATTTTGATGGCAACGGGGTGGTGAATACGTTTGACTTGGCCCGGTTTAAATCGATGTTTGGCCAGCCGCCAGGACCATCCGCCGCTGATGCGCAGTAA
- a CDS encoding type II toxin-antitoxin system RelE/ParE family toxin has translation MKLVHFMGDSRAVLRDFPREVKDRIGYALYEAQRGGKAHHVKPLKGFHGAGVLEVMEDYDGSTYRAVYTVRFAKTVYVLHTFQKKSKKGIATPKPDMDLWISSKQGLNWQKKISRRRKNYD, from the coding sequence ATGAAGCTGGTACATTTCATGGGGGACAGTAGGGCTGTGCTGAGAGACTTTCCGCGGGAGGTAAAAGACCGAATAGGGTATGCCCTCTACGAAGCTCAAAGAGGCGGAAAGGCTCATCATGTAAAACCATTAAAAGGCTTTCATGGAGCTGGCGTTTTAGAGGTCATGGAAGATTATGATGGATCGACTTACAGAGCGGTGTATACGGTCCGTTTTGCCAAAACAGTCTACGTGCTCCACACCTTTCAAAAGAAATCCAAAAAAGGCATTGCCACTCCGAAGCCAGATATGGATCTATGGATCTCATCAAAGCAAGGCTTAAATTGGCAGAAGAAGATTTCAAGAAGGAGAAAAAACTATGACTGA
- a CDS encoding helix-turn-helix domain-containing protein yields MTEKITRGSGNVFADLGFENPEEMETKAKLVSQINAIIKKRKLTQKQAGVILGITQSRVSDLARGGLSGFSVDRLLRLLNKLDREVEIVVKPKSSRRPATTRVVFADPISV; encoded by the coding sequence ATGACTGAGAAGATCACAAGAGGCTCGGGAAATGTTTTTGCCGATCTGGGATTTGAGAATCCCGAAGAAATGGAAACTAAAGCCAAACTGGTCAGTCAGATCAATGCCATTATCAAAAAACGGAAGTTAACACAAAAGCAGGCCGGGGTAATTTTGGGAATTACACAATCCAGAGTTTCAGACCTTGCCCGTGGAGGCTTGAGTGGATTCTCCGTAGATCGGCTTTTGCGCTTGCTGAATAAGTTAGACCGAGAGGTTGAAATTGTCGTCAAACCCAAGAGTAGCCGACGCCCAGCGACTACGAGAGTTGTATTTGCAGATCCAATATCTGTCTAA
- a CDS encoding DUF4340 domain-containing protein — protein sequence MKPKTLMILAGITFVVILGAVLLSQDTNEKPSQSGELVFPDLMAGINEIEEMTIESKDHTVTLVRQGERWSVKEKGGYAASFEKVKPVLIGMAELRIREPKTKNPDLYEKLGLQDHNAEGSPSTLITLKAKGSKAVASMLLGNQRPGRGNPTQSDLYIRKPDDPQTWLVSGKLPVEKVPGEWLEKELLNIAGKRIQRVSVTHPGGETLTIYKDTPDALDFKVRDLPKDQKVNSQFNVNNVANAVAQLTLEDVKKSDEPAFSPKAGLQAVLETFDGLRLTVETMNKDEVVYGRIAAAFDPTLVYKEPVKESSEKKADVPSGDDSGKDAKESDESDTKEDDDNTEKKDEPKESILKSEEDVQKEVADLNAKFKDWIFEFPKFKVENFSKKKDDLIAKE from the coding sequence ATGAAACCGAAGACATTGATGATATTGGCGGGCATCACCTTTGTTGTGATCCTCGGTGCCGTGCTATTGAGCCAGGATACAAACGAGAAGCCGAGCCAGAGTGGGGAGCTCGTGTTTCCTGATCTGATGGCGGGAATCAATGAGATTGAAGAAATGACGATTGAATCCAAGGATCATACCGTGACCCTGGTTCGGCAAGGCGAGCGATGGAGTGTCAAAGAGAAGGGCGGGTATGCCGCATCGTTTGAAAAAGTGAAACCCGTGCTGATCGGGATGGCTGAACTGCGTATCCGCGAACCCAAAACTAAAAATCCTGACCTGTATGAAAAGCTGGGTTTACAAGATCACAATGCCGAAGGATCGCCTTCAACCCTCATCACCCTCAAGGCAAAGGGTTCAAAGGCTGTTGCAAGCATGCTTCTGGGCAATCAGCGGCCGGGGAGAGGGAACCCCACCCAGAGTGATCTGTACATCCGAAAGCCGGATGATCCGCAAACGTGGTTGGTGTCCGGCAAACTTCCCGTTGAGAAGGTTCCTGGTGAATGGCTGGAAAAAGAGTTGTTGAATATTGCGGGCAAGCGCATTCAACGGGTTTCTGTCACGCATCCTGGGGGAGAAACCCTCACAATCTACAAAGACACTCCCGACGCACTGGACTTTAAAGTTCGCGATCTTCCCAAAGATCAGAAAGTGAATTCGCAGTTTAACGTAAACAATGTCGCCAACGCGGTTGCACAACTGACATTGGAAGACGTCAAAAAATCCGATGAACCGGCGTTTTCGCCGAAGGCGGGCCTGCAGGCAGTCCTGGAAACATTCGATGGCCTACGTCTGACGGTTGAAACGATGAACAAAGACGAAGTCGTGTATGGCAGGATCGCCGCAGCGTTTGACCCGACTCTCGTCTACAAAGAACCAGTAAAGGAATCGTCCGAGAAAAAGGCAGACGTACCATCCGGTGACGACAGCGGTAAAGACGCGAAGGAAAGTGACGAGAGCGATACAAAAGAGGATGACGATAACACGGAAAAGAAAGACGAACCCAAGGAATCAATCCTGAAATCTGAAGAAGACGTTCAAAAAGAAGTCGCCGATCTCAACGCCAAATTCAAGGACTGGATCTTTGAATTTCCAAAATTCAAGGTAGAAAATTTCTCGAAGAAGAAAGATGATTTGATAGCCAAGGAGTAG